The genomic interval GGACTGGGTCATGGTTATAGATGCATGGTAATACCCTTCTTTTGATTTCTACTAATGTTAAATAAACGGAGCATTTCTAATTAGCAAAGTGTATAATGATTTTTAAGGTGCATTGCTTCtgataagttttgaaaaatgattttaaaatgatttttttgagACATAATTTAACTAAAACTCAAGTAGgtataataaattcaaaatgcaGCCCTATCAAACCATAACTGTATTAAATAGTTTATATCTTCTTATGGCCGTATACAAGCTATGTTTCAAACCAAGCACGTTTCGGCAAATTAGCACGATCGAACTTCTAGACCTAAACGAGCTTACAGTTTGGAGACTCCTGCAAATATGAGCATACGACGCAAGCATGAGTTATTATAATTATCCTTTCCAGAACCCAACTAGGTCCAAACCTAAACACTAgcttgaaacaaaatatatagtttagttttagtttttagtttagttttattttatttattccataaGGCTATTAGCCCATCATGGCATAACAAGCATACATACagatatgacgaacagtgaaaacatatatataattacatacacTTCAATGTGGAGAAGGTCTGACACATATTTTTTGCAAccttttcatttaacataaatgatttagattatgttaatacaatatttcttttaatgtatcaactacacttgtatataaaatattgatatagtAGATACAtccattctgataaaatttaagGAATTATACATctataaattctgcatttcttaGTGAAAATTAACAATTATGCAGTTGCATAACATTTACATTGTCAAACGATAAACACATTAATATACAtatgcacacacaaaaaaaaacactaactGTGGCTAAGCGACCGATCTTATCGAAACGAAACGTAAGAAAGGCTACTTATTTTAACATCAGTATACTATATCCACAAATTTATCAATCttacaaaaacatacatgcaagACAGATACAATGGATAAACTTCTTCAAAACACATAAAGTGAAGATAATGAAATAGCCTCAGAATGATTGACTTAAAGatagttattttcttttatacaaaaacgTGATTGTAGTGAAATCTTATTCATGTCTAAAATTTTTATTCACGTGTACCATATAACCTGTCGTTTCTTCGTTGAAATGCTTTATATACATAAATTCctagttttcttatatatatggTATTCTTTAGCGTTAACAACTCActaaatttgaacatatttggaTGTTTCCAATACCTTTTATGTATGTAAAGTTTCCTTAAATCAGAGTAGATTGAACAttcaagtatgaaatgatattcatcttctagcTTATTACATATTACACATTTTCTATCATTCACTGGGATTCTTACTGGTCTCAAATTGCTACCTCCAACTTGAAACCAAACAGCGTTTAGCCTGTTTCAAAACTCGTCtcggggtctccgtggccgagtggttatggtcgctgacttcgaatcacttgcccctcaccaatgtaggTTACAGCCTCACTCGAGGCATTGAATTCTTAGTATGaaaaagccatccagctagcttacggaaggtcggtggttcccgctcgtgatgaaataatacgcggaggggcacctggggtcttcctccaccatcaaagcttgagagtcgctatatgaccttaaattgtgtcggtgcgacgttaaactaaaccagacaaacaaacaaaactcgtCTCAAATACAACCAAGGATAAGCACTATATAAACTTAATCCATCAGCTTAAACATATCGACCGACAGAATAAGACTGATGTCAAGAGGATCTAGCAGAAGCGACAAATATGAGGGAACCTCAACTAAAACAAATTCACAAACGTCCCAGTTATGATTATggctgaattattttctttcttaattaaaacTCTCTTCAATATTCTCTCTTGGAATTCTGTTGACAATCTGACCAAacattcttgcacaccggacttgCGTTTCATGTGATTTTACTCATGCCGACAAAAATCCATCTGGTTTCTTTAATGCCAAAAAATCATATAACTTGATagttttatcaaatgtattttcaaaatcTCATGTGGCTTTACTATTATCAATATTGAATGTGTGGTTAAGTTTTAGTTGACGAACTCTGTCACAAACACTTTGCATCTAAGCACTTTAATTCGTCACAAGATACTACTATACTGCATGTTTACATAATAATATCTTTTTACTCTTATGAATGAGCGAAAATCAAACTTTCAATTGATATGCGTTACGAAAATGTCATTAGTTATTCGAATTTTCTtcagttacattttttttgtatataagctttAGTACAGAACTTTTTTGGGTGAGTATATATATTCATTAcctgtttaaaaacattttttctatggAAGAAATTCTATGATCCATATACACACATTAACggtaaaacagaaaaagtggaaactctataGGTATCCAaacacatcaaaatgaaattgttgcaggctcggtttgattgagtctattcatggaCTGCATGCTACACGGTCCaatgccctctagccccgtgttgagcagaactcaacatttgcgcATGTTACGAGTGccaaaaaatcaacacaaaacaATGTAAAGACATCCACAGATATGTTCATATGACGGTGTATATTGTACCTTCAGTGATACACAGAGATCAATTCCAAGCAAAGCGGCGCCTAGGGTTCCCAGTTAAAATAACGAGCTAGCCCTAAACGAAAAAGCCAATGAGTAgcactaaacaaactggaatttaggaaggggatctgaagATATGGAGCTTGCATATAGCAGTTACTGCCTAaaggcaaaattaaaaagcaCCATAAATAAAGGATAAAACTGTTGTACTTTTTATATGGAGCGGAAATGTAAGCATTAAATCGCCAGATAAAACCATTAAAAGTGGTTATAATTGCTGGCTTCGAATCATTGACCCCTCATCGCAGCTGGTTCGAAATCTCGCTGGAGATGTAgaatccttcatgtgaggaagccattcagctggcgtACAGAagctcggtggttctacctaggggTCCGCTCATGCCTGCAGTGATAGCTGGAAGGGCACTTGAGGTATTCcgctaccatcaaaagctggaaaactCGCCGCATTACCTTATATGTGTCGGCGTGACTCTATAACAAACAATAGACAGGAATAGAGATAGTGTTGTTATAAAATCTtgtttaaatcaaattgaaggaCTAAAATTCTTTTtccggagttcatgcgaaattaACGGTAAAATATGATCGGCAAATCCACCAACTGCGTTAGTGATTCCTGGTTAAGTTACCAATCATATTCtgacgttcatttcgcatgaactccaaaaaaaatcatttctaatatttacattatatttccttttcatcTTTCAACAGACAGCATTTACTTTGTTGTATTTAACACTATTATCTGCTTTTCGGTTATTGTATTCACCAGccagaacaactgcgacgtcatctaaggactACACGCTGACGtcgttaaggatgtacgagcgtatTTTCATGTTATCCGCCatttggaaaaatgttttttcgaatatttctttctaacagaagttttgccaaaaattaatgctaaataatcaaaatatggctaataacgtaccattttaccaaacagattctacttatTGCTGAATTTTTTTCACCCTttattttggctggcatttgcctaaattTATGTAAGATGTACAATAAGGTAGGGGTCGgtaattttaaatatctatgaaagtagatcaggtttggttctgatatttttccgctgatatatataatgataagctttatctgaaataaaagttttcatcatagcactttatattttcaaggaaatataaaaaaaatcgatACTGCATCCTCAAAATAGCAGCATGTCATCACTAAGGGCTTTATTGTAACATTGACGTCTTTCATTTCGTGGTTCATAAAACTAAACGTCagaattttcaatggaaaatgaGTAGGgagaatgtaaatattcatataaatttttacattcttttataAATCTTCGCCTGAACCGTTGGAAAGGCATATCTACCTTATgtgaatatatgtatataaaaattacATATCCGAGAAATATCTACAAAGATGCAGTCAACCATAAGATTTAACCGAAGTCatatctaaatttatttatataaaacaaaatagaacAGATAATTGGAACAATCAAGCAAAATTGGCGATAATAACAAAATGGCacctttaaaaaacaacaacaacaaagatctGTTATTAAGACTGTACAGTAGTACGCATTAAATATGCACATAACAATTTTACTTTTGTTGTGTCAACCAATTGTTTAACAAGAGCATCCGCACTTAGCTGTCACTTCATATGGTATTTTCTTCCATCTGCATTTTAGCTTCTTTCCAATTACTCCACTAGTACTCCTTATATTTCTTcgtgtttttcttttgatttcttttgTTCTATTATCTTTGTTGGTTTTTCCGATAACTTTGGTCTTTGTCTGTTTCCGCCGGATACATCTCCAGTGCAACAAacgtaaagttttattttctgaaGCCTGGCAGTGCATTCCTGAAGGCCAGGAGCATGAGCCGCTTGAAACACATATCCCAGATTTCACATAACGGGGCCAAAACAAGTTCCCTAATTCTTCCCATTCAAAATTTGTGTGACAAGTGGACATTCGTTgcataaaagttttaattatttcttGTGTTTGGTTGCTGAGTCCCATATCAACGGCATGCATCTTAACCAATTGATCCAATCTTAATTTTGCCAGACTGTCTTCGATTTTGTTCCCGTAAAGAGGAAATGTATCAGGAACATAGTTAGATATTTTTGGTATTTCCGTAGACATCCATTCAGAGTTAAAATCTTTACCGAGCTTTCTTAAAAGTCTCTTGGATTTCAGATGTTTGCCATGTGGCATATAGTGCCTCATAACAGGgaatgaaaattgtttctttaTTAGAGTACTAGTACTGTCGTCTCTATCTTGGATATAAATGCCCAATGCCGCCTGTATCAACAATACCAGTGAGAAAACTAGGTGAATATACAAATCCATTCCTGTGACAAGAGTTCGGACTTcagctgaaaaagaaaaaaaaagatcttttacATTAAAGTAATGTAAACCAGTGACATTTTGTCCACGTTTCCATGCCCACAAATACCTTTTATGACTTTCTTGGAGTAGGTAAACTGATTTGGAATTTAAATCTTGAACGgtgaattaatattttcaaagaacaTTATAAATATAACGAATCTGCAACAATCAATTCCTACTAAATAATTAACGGTCCGTTTTTAGTAAACGACACATGCATATTTATCTTCGCTGTTACGTTCCATTTTGGTAACGATTATAATATCTGTTTCTGTCGCTTGTTGATTGCTTTCAACTCTGCTTAAAAGTATTCCTACTATACtggcttaaagcttatttgataCATCAGCCTTCATGTATGATATCGAAGCAGGGTATGCCTCAGATTCGCTCGTCCATAAAATTGTTCCTTAAATCGTTTAAGATATCTACCGAATCGatcttcttttttatgttcacGTCAGAGAACAATGAAACTGACCGCCATGCCTGTTAGTTAGTAGGTAGACAGACACTAAATAAAGAAATGGTGGGGAAAATATGATGTCGCACAATGGTTCGATTAGTTCTCAGTCTTTTTTTGTTCTGTAGGTATTCTTCCATAATTTCATTGCAATTTTGTTGCTGAAATCATGACGGACGTAAGCTTGACATTTAGGGAGCGTTTCCATCAGTAAAATAATAGCATTACAGTATTTAACGTGCAATTTGTCATCGAAACTTAAGTCTTACACCGCTGAATTTATAGTTTGCTTGTTTGGCTGCAAATATTTATCTTGAATCAAACATAGTCCACATTTTCCTTTTGATCTTTATTCAGCAAGTTTTAGACATTTTAGATTGGTCCGGATATGAAATCTGTAGCCATTTAAGTTTCGCAAGTTTATACACGATAGATAAGATCGGCTGTTTAGAGTAGTtgcatttcatgaaaaaaatatgttctaactAAACGTAAAAAAGCGAGATTTAAAAATTGAACATTCGATTCAAACTAGAGATCCGACGgttatatttgttttgaaacttgaACATTAGATACCACCGTACATCTCTTAAATTCAAACTaaatagtaataaaaatgtttaatacgaTTTTAAAATGCTGCCCTTTGACTGAATCTGAGTCAAAATTGGAAACCAAACTTAGCATATAAATGTGCAATTTTCGTATCTaattaaaattctttaaataCTTACCGCGGGAGTAATGTTTATTTTGTCTAAGGttcaagaaatgtttataaaacataatgTTACGATATCTTGATAACTGCAAGTTTTCTGGTAAACTATCTTCTCTATAAAATCATTCCTGTTAGGTTTTAGCAAAAACtcaatattttttctgttattttttttaaaacccatttCAGGATTTCCTTTTAATTTGGTCATATTGCTGAAACTAATACATGCGGATGCATTTAATTCAAAAAATGATAAGAAGAACTTGTagcattttaaagtaatttatttagTGGTAAAATGTATCTTCTTTGGAAAATCTCTGTCTATATAGTTTTAGTGCACGAAAAGTTTGAGGGATGGTGAAAAATTGTAAAACTTTATAGTCTATAGATTTTATCCCAAtttgatgttttgaaattattcaaattgtaaacttgaaagatatgacaaaaaaaagtaataaatacagCAATTATCGAAGTTCATGTAGCAAGATAGCCGAAATTTAGCTTAATATGGAAATCATATGATGACTGTTAACATTACCTCATAgcatttgaagtattttatagacATCGCGTTTTATATGTTCGAGTTCAGGACGTTAGGCAGATTAAATGGTCTGTGAAACTTGACAGTTTCATAGCATTACCTTCTTATTTTCGGCTTTAACCGTATCAGTTGGAGTGTATTATGTATTATGAAAAAATGAGTATGACAGAAATGAATGGTAACAAGGATCCATGAAATTCATAAAAGCAAATCTATAGTGGTTCATGCGCTttgcatattttgttttgattacTTGTATTGctgcatattttgttttgattacTTGTATTGCATTATAGCTGTTTATATTTCTTAATAAGACAGATTATAATAGTCTGTCACTGGATGTGGAAGCAGATACATATCCGGTTCGAGGGTAACTCTTTTGGAGGTAACTAGTACTTAACTGTCGAATGTTCCCAGCTGCATCAACAACCAGTGGTAGattaattttcttgcataccgtacagtacaaatttattattattatttaaacaaagcgcgggaaattatgTATCATTAcgattttttatgtaaaatatctacCACAACGTACAAAAAGCAAATATCAAGAAATCGGATTTTTACCGAATTTTACATAAACTATTTATATAGCGCTAATCGATGGACGAATCGTTATTAAAATGCTGTTACATTCCAACAGCATGTCATTAAAATCGCGAAATTTATGTGGCATGGGGTGTCAGATATACGAGTATGTTTTACCCATCGGAAACGTGTCCCCTTATGCTAGAAATTCCCATCTGAAGCTTATTCTCCAACCGgtggtagattatttttctttcGTACCGTATTGtacaaattatagaataaataaaacggCACAATTTTTGCAGCgcgcagcgtatttaaacaaagcgcgggaaacttAGGTCCGTACACAGCGCTTCGAGGAGTTTTGGTCTAGTTCTATCGAAGCGTAACGCAATGTCTTTTTACTTCACTTGACAACTTTACTTTGGAACAGCAGCTATAAAAAAATTTTCATGTTAATCGAATTGACTTTGTAATCAATGTCCTAATCATTATTTTGTCAATATAACAAGCACGAGGAGGGTGCCAGGTGGGTTGAAAACGTCAGTCCTTTGTGCAGGAAAGcattttgtaatatataaccTATATTTTGACGTATCTGATATTAAACATTGCATTTAAATGTAAAGATTACATCCTGTGATGCAACATCTGCGTTTATGACATGCATTTACCGTTGCGTTAAATAATCATCATGTACAGATTGAATGCAATAGTAGTTAATTTCCGTTACACGGCTACAGTCTAGAACTAACAAGCGAGTATtgccaacaataaaaaaaaaaaaaaaaagtatagttaAATAGCTTTACAATGCAACATCTGCGTTTATGACATGCATTTACCGTTGCGTTAAATAATCATCATGTACATATTGAATGCAATAGTAGTTAATTTCCGTTACACGGCTACAGTCTAGAACTAACAAGCGAGTATtgccaacaataaaaaaaaaaaaaaaacaaagtatagTTAAATAGCTTTACAATGCAACATCTGCGTTTATGACATGCATTTACCGTTGCGTTAAATAATCATCATTGTATAGACTGAATGCAATAGTGGTTAATTTCCGTTATGCGGCTACAGTCTAGAATTAATAAGTGATTATTGCTaacatttaaaaagcaaaatatatttaaatatatctgCAAAAGAATTCATTCATCACTCAATTTTGTTAAACAGTAACGTTAGAATtaactaaaaatattttgttcaatgcCAAAATAAATATCAGCTAACATTCATATAATCGGTAAAAtagtttttttagtctttttttttttaatttaaaatgtatactTACATGTTGGCAATTTGTTATCCGTTTAGAAGAAAGATGTCAATTTGAATAACTTTGTTATATCTAAACATTATTTAGCAAATATATCCATCCCCGGCCATTCTCCCAgcaagaaatattattttgaaataagcaCGATAGTGCCGCGAAGTAAAAGCTCATTTGTTTTTATTACGCTATAAGATAGCTGATGCCATAATAAATCGGCACGTGTTTTCATCAAGTGGTAGAGATTTTCAATTAATTCTGCCAGACCAATCGCAGATTTATCCACTATCAGAGACGGTTTATGATTTGTTCTTCCAAGATTCTATCAAAGCATGTCTGAAATAATAGATCGGACTGTCGTCATTTCATAATTGATTTCTTAAAGACATAGAcgtttttgatatatttgcattaagggatatttCAGGGCTTTAATGAGGAATTTATGCATGCGCGCGTTAAATAAGCATAACATAAGTATTAAATAAAAGTCATTTACTACCAGCCTGGTAAAACATCAGGAAAATGCAAATATTGTATATATCCGACTGAGTTCGACTTTGCACGATTGTGACAATACTGATATATTTGCACTAATCATTTACCTGTAGGGGATATTTCAGGGATTTAATGAGGAATTTATGCGGGCGTTAAAGAAACATAATATAGGTATGACATAAAAATCATTTACTACCAAACTGGTAAGACACCAAGAAAATGTGAGATTCGTAAACATGGGCGGTCCccacaaatattttacatatgctACTGAGTCCTTTGAGACAATATAACCGTTGTCGCACTATATTTAATTACGAAAAAATCAACGTTTGTTTCTACTCACGTATTTTTATCCTTCGTGATACATTATTCTGTACATAGAACAAATTAACGACACAGCTGTGAATATTAATTACACGTCTTGATTTAAAACTCTTGTCGTCCATTATATAACACATTTACCTATGTATTTCATCACTTGCTACCTGTATTGCATCACCGTTTGGCATTACACCTGCTTGTACAACATCCTGAATGATAAATACAAGGTCAATACAAGCGTTTTACTTCGTTCCAATAGCTCATTCCAATTTTTTATTAACTGTACTGGCTGCACGTGCTGCCTTTcccgtatttatttattttttttactgattttggATGTATTCTTCGCTGGCaattattaaaagttttttttttatccaatgtTACAACGAATACTACATAAGTACATTTGtcatgaattttttatttttttttttattttttttagtttacgGCATTTAACAGTAGGGAAATGCatgttttttgtgttgtttttgtttttcgtgttataacatctgcaaaatCCTAAGGGACTGGTGCCCGATCCCGGTAGGATGAGGGTACTAACATATCTCAATGCTTTCTGTAtggtataatatgaaataaacacataaaaataaataaaaaatgaatatattttcaatcaATCACGTGGATA from Mercenaria mercenaria strain notata chromosome 2, MADL_Memer_1, whole genome shotgun sequence carries:
- the LOC123564979 gene encoding noggin-2-like isoform X1, with product MCYIMDDKSFKSRRVINIHSCVVNLFYVQNNVSRRIKIPEVRTLVTGMDLYIHLVFSLVLLIQAALGIYIQDRDDSTSTLIKKQFSFPVMRHYMPHGKHLKSKRLLRKLGKDFNSEWMSTEIPKISNYVPDTFPLYGNKIEDSLAKLRLDQLVKMHAVDMGLSNQTQEIIKTFMQRMSTCHTNFEWEELGNLFWPRYVKSGICVSSGSCSWPSGMHCQASENKTLRLLHWRCIRRKQTKTKVIGKTNKDNRTKEIKRKTRRNIRSTSGVIGKKLKCRWKKIPYEVTAKCGCSC
- the LOC123564979 gene encoding noggin-2-like isoform X2 — encoded protein: MKYIAEVRTLVTGMDLYIHLVFSLVLLIQAALGIYIQDRDDSTSTLIKKQFSFPVMRHYMPHGKHLKSKRLLRKLGKDFNSEWMSTEIPKISNYVPDTFPLYGNKIEDSLAKLRLDQLVKMHAVDMGLSNQTQEIIKTFMQRMSTCHTNFEWEELGNLFWPRYVKSGICVSSGSCSWPSGMHCQASENKTLRLLHWRCIRRKQTKTKVIGKTNKDNRTKEIKRKTRRNIRSTSGVIGKKLKCRWKKIPYEVTAKCGCSC
- the LOC123564979 gene encoding noggin-2-like isoform X3, yielding MDLYIHLVFSLVLLIQAALGIYIQDRDDSTSTLIKKQFSFPVMRHYMPHGKHLKSKRLLRKLGKDFNSEWMSTEIPKISNYVPDTFPLYGNKIEDSLAKLRLDQLVKMHAVDMGLSNQTQEIIKTFMQRMSTCHTNFEWEELGNLFWPRYVKSGICVSSGSCSWPSGMHCQASENKTLRLLHWRCIRRKQTKTKVIGKTNKDNRTKEIKRKTRRNIRSTSGVIGKKLKCRWKKIPYEVTAKCGCSC